The DNA sequence ACGGCCTTTCGCGAGGTGGCCGATGCACTGAGCGCCAAGTACTGGCTGGCTGAGCAATTGACGATCCAGCGGGCCAATCTGGAAGCGCAAAGCGAACGCGCGCGGCTGGCCCAGTTGCGCTACGACAACGGCTCGGCCGCTTTCCTGGAGGTGCTGGACGCCCAACGCGATCTGCTGGATGCCGGACAACAACTGGTGCAGGCGCGCCGTGCGCTGCTGTCTAGCCAGGTGGCACTGTATGCCGCGCTCGGCGGCGGCACCCTCACCGCAACCGGCCAGGCGCAGAGTGCGACCTCGACGCCCGCTTCCACCCCATCAACCCGTTAAGGCACGCCGAACCCATGACTGTCTCCCCCTCTCTCAAGAAAAAACTCCTGGTCGCTGCCGCTGCAGCGGTTGTTGTCGCGCTGGCCTGGTGGGGCTGGACGAAGTTTGCCGATACCGGCCCCGGCGAAGGATTCGTCAACGGCAATGGCCGCATCGAAGCCACGGAGATCGACATCGCCACCAAGCTGCCCGGACGTATCGAAGACATTCTGGTCCGTGAAGGCGATTTCGTCTCAGCGGGCCAGCCACTGGCCAGGATGCAACTGGAAACGCTTGAGGCGCAGCGCGACGAAGCTTTCGCCATGCGTGAACAGGCCGAGCACTCGGTGACCGCAGCACAGGCCCAGGTGGCGCTGCGTGAAGCCGACGTGGTTGCGGCGCAGGCACTCGTCGGCCAGCGCGAGTCGGAGCTCGATGCCGCGCAACGGCGACTGAAACGTTCGCAGACATTATCCCAAGAAGGCGCCGCCTCGATACAAGAGTTGGACGATGACCGGGCGCGCGTGCGGGGCGCACAGGCGACGCTCGCGGCCAGCAAAGCACAGACCGCCGCTGCCCGCGCCGCGGTCGAGGCCGCCAAGGCGCAGCTCGTAGGCGCGAGGTCCAGCGTGTCCGCTGCCACGGCCAGCATCAACCGCATCGAAGCCGACATACGCGACAGCGAACTGCGCTCGCCGCGTGACGGTCGGGTGCAGGTGCGGGTGGCGCAACCCGGCGAGGTGCTGGGATCGGGCGGACGCGTCCTGAACCTGATCGACCTGTCGGACGTCTACATCACCTTCTTCCTGCCCGAGACCGTGGCCGGCCGCGTCGCGCTGGGTTCCGAGGTCCGCATCATTCTGGATGCCGCGCCGGAGTATGTGATACCAGCCACTGTTTCCTTCGTCGCCAGCGCGGCGCAGTTCACCCCCAAAACGGTCGAAACCGCCAGCGAGCGGCAGAAGCTGATGTTCCGCGTGCGCGCGCAGATTTCGCAGGAGCTGCTGCGTGAACACCTGCAGCAGGTCAAGACCGGTTTGCCCGGCGTGGCCTGGGTCAAGCTCGACGCCAATGCCGAGTGGCCTCAAAACCTGTCCCTTCGCGTGCCGGAGTAAGGTATGAGCCACAGTGCGAGTGTGCAGCCCACGACCGTTGCAAGCGTCCGTCAGGTGCGCTTGCGCTACGGCGACGTCATTGCCCTGGATGGCATCGACCTGGACATTCCCGCCGGGCGGATGGTCGGCCTGATCGGCCCCGACGGCGTGGGCAAATCCAGTCTGCTCTCATTGCTGGCGGGTGTGCGCATCATCCAGGAGGGCACGGTCGAGGTGCTGGGTGGCGACATGGCCAGCAAGGCCCATCGCAATAAAGTGTGCCCGCGCATCGCCTACATGCCGCAGGGACTGGGCAAAAACCTGTATCCGACGCTCTCGGTCGAGGAGAATCTGCAATTCTTCGCGCGCCTGTTCGGTCATGGCGCCGCAGAGCGCCGCCAGCGGATCGATGAGCTCACCCAGGCCACTGGCCTGTTCAAATTCCTGGAGCGCCCGGCAGGCAAGC is a window from the Tolumonas auensis DSM 9187 genome containing:
- a CDS encoding HlyD family secretion protein; its protein translation is MTVSPSLKKKLLVAAAAAVVVALAWWGWTKFADTGPGEGFVNGNGRIEATEIDIATKLPGRIEDILVREGDFVSAGQPLARMQLETLEAQRDEAFAMREQAEHSVTAAQAQVALREADVVAAQALVGQRESELDAAQRRLKRSQTLSQEGAASIQELDDDRARVRGAQATLAASKAQTAAARAAVEAAKAQLVGARSSVSAATASINRIEADIRDSELRSPRDGRVQVRVAQPGEVLGSGGRVLNLIDLSDVYITFFLPETVAGRVALGSEVRIILDAAPEYVIPATVSFVASAAQFTPKTVETASERQKLMFRVRAQISQELLREHLQQVKTGLPGVAWVKLDANAEWPQNLSLRVPE